AACCAGTTGTGCTAAACATCGATCTGAAACTCCATCTTGGTTCAGGGGTACATGAATGAAAATGGGtgttaattttttctcttttctttacaCACACACTAGGCATGTTACCTGTATATATATTTTCGACGCATTCATTGCTTGACGACATTGTTATCCAGCacttattcaattcaattcaattcattgtTTATTTTCCATAAAGTGCATCGAGGGTATCcttggctaaaagctgctcatgcagcttcACTAAGGCCGAGAATACCGTTACATAACATTATATGTAACATCATAATATATTTAAAACAGACATGTTACCTCTAATTTGCCACAGTAAATACAAGTTTTATACAAGACTCTGAGCAGTGAAGCTATAGCAGGTAAACAACATAAGTCAGACATCATATGTCGCAAAAACAAAACACATTTCAAGAACGTAGCAAAAACATTGTACTCGATTTGCTGAAATGAAGCACAATACagaaagagaataaaaaaaacataataaagtGTAACAAAACAAAttataacaaaacaaaatattaccAGAGCATAGCAATTACAAAAGAAACGAAACCTCAAACCTCTTCTATTCAATCCTAAAGTGTGTGTATTTTTGTTTAGTATAAGTGGGAAATATAGAGAGTATAAGTAAGTATATGTGCAGCGAAAACTGCCACCAAAAATTCTGCTTCAATTCTATTGCCAACAGAGTACTGACTCGTTTTTCTAAGCTTTCATTCACATTGTCTGCACTCTTCATGTGCGATAATGTATCTTGTTTTCGAATGGATCACTCGCCAAGGTTTCCAATGATCGCGGCATCATTCATTGCCGTCGCCTATATGACAGATGATACAAGGCACGGTATCCGAGACGCTGAGCTCGAGACGTTGGAGAACAAAAATACTATTTACCACATTGCTTCTACTCAGCTTTGTTTTTCACGTTTTACAAACACAACGATCACGATTATTGGTATGTATTCACTCAAAGAAGAAATTGGACATTCTCCAGCATTACTAAACTAGAAAACCGGCTGTTTCCGCACAAAGCATTGGCCAAAATCAGAGCGCAAATTGGACGACACAACTGCGATCTTGGACAATTTCCACCTTTGAAACGTATTGCACAACACATCTGCTATAAGCCATTTCCCATCAGCCAACTGTCGAATTTTAATCCTATAGGCGGTCCGTCATTGCCCATGATTTCTAAATCCTTGCTGCCACCACTTAGGCTTTAGGGCCAAGCTTCTCTTTTGCACTTCTTCGAAGTAATTTGCTGCAGTTTCTTTCTATAATTGTTTTCTAAACATTAGATGCGATTTTTTTGTGTTGCCGTAAATAATGGGTGTCTTACCATTTCACTTTCCACTTGTTTATCTGGGTAGACTGTTTTGCAGATAGCATCGATGATGTCTTTATTTCCGGGGTACTGGGTGCTCATGTTGTAACCTCCCGACGCAACGTCCCAACACTGCTGACCCTTACGTCTGAAACGAAAATGAGGCTCTTATTATTTTCATGAAGTAGTGCGCAGTAATTAGTGAATACGGGCTAAGGAAGTCACCTAATTCCATTGACTTCACCAGCAACTACGAATTGCGGTAATGCCGGTTATGTGCGGTAAAGTTACTGAAatatttttctctatttttcaaACTTTGTAGACTAGTTTTCCTCATTCGTGGCACTTGTTCTTGTTAGCGATAACTTTTAAACAGTTCTGCGCTTCATTGTTTTCTCACGTAGTAGCCATGGCGGCTAGAGAGAGGCGTGCACGCTGGCAGACATGTGGGCGCTTCCATAAGCGGTTTATTGGTCACACCTCAGCCCACAAGCAAAGGAGCTTGGTGTTGGCAAAAGCAAGTGACCGCGACTGTTATTTTGGTGAGAATACTTTTGCTCTCCATGAACTCTATTAAACGTCACAGCAAGATTTCAGCTGAAGCACCTAAATCAACAAAGAAGCTTGctcatttcaacttttttttcctgGCTGTAACGATTCCTTTCCGATTAAAGATGAACCGTCCATTCTATTCTACACTGCTGCGTCTAAGATTTGTTATACGGACATTTGAATAAATTCAATTCATCCCCTCTTAATCCGTGCCAGATATTGTGCATTATGCTCCGCAGTTTCGGCTCCCTCTTCGTACTTCTGGAAGTAAAGAATCAAAGCCTTTCTACGTTCGCCGAACCCCACAGTACCCTTTATCTTAAAGCGTGCCCTGTTTGATAAGCAGATGTCGGAACACTCCTGTGCTACTCACCCAAGCACGTATTCTATCTGCCGCACAGAGCATAGGGAGAAGATTTGGTGTCTGGCGTCCTTGTTCACGTAGCTCATCACAAATCCGTCATCCCAAGGGCAAGCTTTGGCTCCGGGATGCCCGCTTACTTGACTGTACGGTCCTTCTCCGTCATGCACAGCGCCGAGACTTTTGCGGCGCAAGGCACAAGTTGTCGGATGGCCAAGATATGCAAAACCAGAATAGGCAGAATAAGTATCATATACTTACTTGAATTATACTATCAGTTGCTTGAGCTCCTGCTTGAAAGCAGACGCTCCGCGGTACGGTCACTTGAGAGAAAAATCTGGCCGTACAAAATCTACAGACAACAGGGCAAACTGCAGTAACCTCCCGAGACCGTCAGTGTACATAATGTCGCAGTTTCCTTGATGtaaaatatttattattatttatttcagtCTTAAAACATGACAGAATTTTCTTCACTGTCTTCCGTACATTAGGTGGTGCATTCGGAACAAACTTTCGAACATAAATAAAACTTCTTATATTTGTGAAGAACAAAAATATGTCATGTGTTTACAACACCAGTGTTGACGCTGCATAAACGGAAAAAGTGGCCTCAACATCCTTCATTTTGAAACATGGAAACGTCCGAGGGCTCTCAAAATTGCAAGATAAGCGTTGGTCAACCCACTGTGAAACCCCGTTTTTATAATTCCCGCGTCGTCTCAGTAAACCACTTTACTGCGCTCCGAGTGCTACACGCGAGTTTTCCAGATTAAAAATTTCTCAAGTATTGCTAGGTTCATTTAAAGGAAAATtggctgttgtttagctctggttaaacctcgagtgacgcgagagctacatctcgCCGAGTGGAACTCTCTCAGTCgatttgcaaagtcagtcttttgccgctccgtttcgctgggcgttccttcttcaccttcgtccctggacgtggattcactctctccctctttccactcccccccccctcgacacggcgcatgagcacagctgttgcagctcggtttcgccggcgtgccgcgccaccggcagcagcagctgctccgcaccacgtgaccaaccacgtgatcacaGCGCCTctacggagctcaaggggtgccatgctgaaggctcgaagaactggcgtagtgtagctctcgctacaaaaagaaaaggctGGCTTCAGCGAGCTCAGTCATCCTGAacaccggccgccgcggtggctcagtggtcaaggtgatcggctgctcacccgaaagacgcgggtttgatccgcGGACGCCGAATTCCGACGGAGGCGATATTCCgaagacccgtgtactgtgcgatgtcagtgtacgttaaagaaccccaagttatcgaaatttctggagcctttcactaggGCGTCCtttacagcctgagtcgctttgggacgttaaacccccataaaccaaaccaatccatCCTGAACGCGAACACAGTGCAGCAGGAATCGAAATATGATGAGAGAACCATACGGATGCAAACAAAAAGGGTTCCAGCGACCACCGACTTTATTGAGCCGGCCCCATTCCTCTTCGCAGCTGTGGCTTCCCTTCATATATGTTCCAGTTTCTAATGCATTTCATTTTCGTTCACAACAGCGTTGTTGCACTGCCGGTTACGTTTTGGCGAGCAGCTCGCGATTGAAAGGTACTAGAGTTAGTCCGGTTGCGCAGATAACGAGCATGGTCAGACTTTAGATTATTAACTACGTTTTGAGTCTTAAAACAATGGCGTAGAGCGAGTAACAGTGCCGGTCCAGCAGTAGGCTGTATTGTTAAGATTTTGCTTTGTTAATTTTACTTACACGTGGGCGAGTTCGTGGGTCAAGGTAATCATTCCAGTGTACAGTCCTGGTTTATCTTCACCCAGGGCAACGAAGTATTCAGAACACACTCCACTAACGTAACCAACACCTGGGCAAGAAAAATAGAATTTCTTAATTAGTTACTGTATTACTGGTAACCAACCTGCAATGAAAATTCTATGTTGTGCCTTAAGCAGCACAGCAAGCCCAAACTCATCTGCTTCAGACATTCATTGTGCTGATATCTTGCAAATTTTACTCAAAATAATCGCTGCCGGAATGAATTTCTAGCTTTTGCGAACAACTTCGCACTGTCTGCAAACTAGCGACGCAAGCATCGTGCTAAAGCacgttttttttgcttctttgtttCGCGAGCTAATTATCAGACTACACTCATTTGGCCACAAAACGGCAATCTCTTCATCGTAGAATAATAACCCACTTCGTGATGCAGGAGTACCAGCCCTTGGGTAACCCTCCGCAAATAACAGCACTTACAATATTGCGTATTTTCACGAAAAAAGTATTGTACCCTCTGGTTCCAAGAACTCGATTACCTGCTTCTGCTCAACATGCATGAAAAACGTATATTCTACTCGAATATTCAACTGACACGTAATAGTTATTGCCGCTATGCGCAGCCAAATGGCGCAAGATTCCATATCCTGCTGTTAGCTGTTACTAGTCTCACTATTTGGCTATCAGTTAACTCATAGATGATTTCTAAACCAAAATTATTTTGAAGCTATATAAACGTAAACCCTAAGTCTCACCCAGGCCATTTTTGTCCCACTTGCCCTTGCTCTCCGTAATCACGTCTCGCCTGAAAAACAAACAAGGAACACTTTTtagctactgtttttttttttcggcgtctAAAGCCGTTTCAAAGCTATGGGTGGTGCCTAAGCCTTACCCAGAGAGCAGGAACACAATATCTGGGTTTCCAAACTGAGACTTCTTTTCTCCGGCGTATATCTTCAGTTGCTTGAGCGTGTCGGAGTCTGCCAATAACTCACTCGTGCCACGCACATATTCCTCTCCCTaatcaaaaaaaaatgtggcagcgTAAGCAAACTTCGCGGATCAAATTATGCACAGCTTTTTGTGCCGTCAGCTTTCCTTACCGAGGGCTGCTCTGCTCCCGTGACCATGAGCTTCACTCTTGGATTGTGCACGTCTATATATCTCAAATTTGCCTGCAAAGCACAAAACATCAGAATGTAAGTGCAATTATATTCTGCAGGTAACGAAACCACAGGAAAACAATATCTGACACCGTGTTCAAGCCCTACAATTCTTTGAAAATATGATGCTATTTCACCATAACATATTTCATTGTTGAAAATCAAAACTTCAGAACACGTGCCTTGATGTCATTTATCCCGTGTTATTACTTGTCGCCCTTGTTCTTTCCAGTATGGTTTGGTCGGTATTGGCAAAATATATCTGCCTGCAGTTATTATTTGTCTTGCGTAATTTCAGAAATCCATAGGTCTTCTGAGCACCCCCTCGAAATCTGCGGCTTCTGAAAATGCTTTGGTTTGCGACGAAGGTCTGAGGTCCCCTTTTTGCCTAACGAGGCAATTAGACAGCAGATGGCTGACGTCTTCAGCGCCAGTGTATCACGTCCCCATTTTGAAGACCATTTCTGGGGTGATCGTCCTTGTGATATGTATGAGATATATACAAAGGAGGGGCAGTCAAACTGGCGCTTTTTGAGTAAATAGCCTGCATGCATCCAGGAAACTAGCCATTGGTCTTATACGTTAGCCTTAAGTCTTCTAGGATAGTTATACTGCGCAACTGCTATGGAACTTTACGTTGTTGAATATTTGCCACCTTTATATGGAGGCTGTTTTTTTAATGATGATCAATTAGAAGTAATCCGTAGCACAGTCTGAGTAAAATCTATTTAGTGTTGTGAACGCGCAAGGTCAACCTTGATACCCTTCCGAAGACTAAACTAAAAAAATTCCAGGTAAAGAAACAATTGCGCGTTGGAGAGCACGCTGTGTTTCAGAGCTCCCATTGGCTTTCCTCATTAACCTTTAAATATTTAACTTCATTGCTCAGTATTCATAAGCTTTTCTAAAAGAAATAGTGTCTATGGGTTAATGCTCAtgtaaaatatttcttttgctttACATCACATAAAAATTTAATCATGTATTCAGACACACTATTGCAAGATTTTATGCTGACCTATAATTCATTTTTCACTAATTTGGACACCGTGTTGCACAAAAAATGGCATTAAAGACTCTTCTTTTTTATTATGCCCCGTTTAGTATTAGAGCAGCTGTTAATGCCAGTATTTAATTTAAAGTGCCGCCTTATATTATAATGGATAATAATTGGAACTCCTGAAGAGGCTTTTATAAGGTGGCAT
The genomic region above belongs to Amblyomma americanum isolate KBUSLIRL-KWMA chromosome 9, ASM5285725v1, whole genome shotgun sequence and contains:
- the LOC144105566 gene encoding venom metalloproteinase antarease-like TserMP_B isoform X2, with the translated sequence MHSLVAIALLFAAVDGLQEPRLVYPRLLQERSHEGKLVMEIDDQLTLNLEKASIAAPQLRVLKGGEESMTVLYDGNEINDKLYQDGKQFATVAVEENGTIAQLKGLVGPSHRIEPLPAMERSDSGLIPHMIYEIEQMEMNDKALSFVENEKYPVFSARNGGRVPDEVVVEVFFVLDHPHYRHFKNIKDALMYICIMMNSANLRYIDVHNPRVKLMVTGAEQPSGEEYVRGTSELLADSDTLKQLKIYAGEKKSQFGNPDIVFLLSGRDVITESKGKWDKNGLGVGYVSGVCSEYFVALGEDKPGLYTGMITLTHELAHVLGAVHDGEGPYSQVSGHPGAKACPWDDGFVMSYVNKDARHQIFSLCSVRQIEYVLGRKGQQCWDVASGGYNMSTQYPGNKDIIDAICKTVYPDKQVESEMACIRGHCVRPWRR